The genomic segment CGACCGGGTGGCCGTGATGTATTTGGGCAAGATCGTGGAGATGGCGGACAAGGAGGAGCTGTACGCCAATCCGCTGCATCCCTACACGCAGGCGCTGTTCTCGGCCATTCCGGTGCCTGACCCCGACGCGAAGCGGGAGCGCATCATCCTGCAGGGCGACGTGCCCAGCCCCATCAACCCGCCTTCGGGCTGCCGGTTCCACACGCGCTGCCCATTCGCGGAAGCCGTCTGCCGCGAGCAGGAGCCCGAGTTCATCGACGTGGGCGGCGGCCATTTCGTCGCTTGCCACTTCGCGAAGCCCGAGACTATCGCGGCCGGCCAAAATCCGACGCCGGCCAAGGCGGCGGCGCGCGCCGCGGCCAAGAACAAAGGCTCGGCGGCGTGAAAACCGCCGCAGCGCTGGCCGTTCGCCGCCGCGCGAAGCCGGCTGGGCGAGCCGGAGCATGCGCTACCGACGAGAAGCCCCGGCCAAGCGCCGGGGCTGTTGGCGTCTTCACGCAGCCGGTTCACGTCGCCGGTTCGCTGGCCGGCGCCGCGCCGTCCGGCACGTCGATGCCGAAGACCCGTTGAGCGTTGCGGTAGTAAATCCACGGCAGCACGTCTTCCGGCAGGTTGATCCCTTGCAGCAGCGGTTCGCCGTCGGCGTCGGCGTCGTCGATGGGCAGCGGGCAGACCACGTCCGTCTCCCAGAAAAGCTGGTGGATCCAGTAGCGCGACGTGTAGCGGAACGGTTCGGGATTTTGCGTCGCCACCTGGTCGGTGCCGAACAGAATGCGGTCTTTGTACTTGGCGAAAAACGCCCGGGCCGCATCGGGCTGCCGGCCCAGTTCCCGCACGATCCAGCGCGTCGCCGACGTGTCCACGTACATGTTGGGGTAGCGGTCCAGCAGCGCCCCGAGCTCGTCGAGATGCTCGGGGTTGCCGCCCATGTGCGCCACCAAGATCGGGATATCCGGGTGCGCCGCGAGGCGGTCGGTCAGCTGCCGGTACTGCTCAGCTTTTGTGCCGTAGCGCTCCTTGTCGGTGTACACCCGCTCGAACCACTTGTCGGGGTCGGCGACGTGCACCAGGACCCCCAGCTTCTGCCGGCTGATTTCCTCGAACACCGGGTCGAGGCGCGGGTCGTTCATGCGCCAGTTGTGGCGGTCGTAAAAGCGCGGGGCGAACCACATCTTGATGAGCCTAGCGCCCGCGGCCGCCGCCTCGCGCACGATGCGCCGGTTCACGTCGGCGAACTTCTTCGGGTCGTCCGCGCAGTTCCAGTCGAGCCACGCGATCAGGCGCGTCTCGGGAAACGTGCGCTGCAGCGCGATTCCTTCCTCCAGCGTCGTGATGACGCCGAGCCGCTGGATGCCGTACAGGCGCGCCGCCTCCACCAGCGGCCGCGCCGCTTCGACGGACCAGGTGTGCGTATGGATGTCCACGATAGGGCAGTTTACCTTGCGGGCCGGCGGCTGTGCGAACCCTGCGGCCCGGGCCCGCTCGACCAGCTCGTAGTCAATTGTCCGGGTCATACACCTCGAGCCTCCAACCCTATGTACATTCGTACGGGCGCCGTAGAATCCTTGTCCGGAAAATGGTAGAATGAGGGGCGGGCGCGCGAGGACGCGCCGACGGAGGCAGCGGAAGGAGCGTTGCTGCAATGGAGTTTGCCCGTTTCGGCTCCACGGACATTGAGGTGTCCCGCATCGCCCTCGGCACATGGGCCATCGGCGGCTGGCTGTGGGGCGGGACGGACGTCAACGACGCCGTGCGCACCATCCACGAAGCGCTGGATTTGGGCATCACCCTGATCGACACCGCACCCGTCTACGGCTTCGGCTTGTCGGAGGAGCTGGTCGCGAAGGCGCTGGCGGAAAAGGGCGTGAGCCGGGATAAGGTCGTCATCGCGACGAAGGCGGGCCTCGAGTGGGACGAGCAGGAGAACGTCCGCCGCAATTCCAAGCCCGAGCGCATACGCGAGGAAGTGGAGCAAAGCCTGCGGCGCCTGCGGACGGACTACATTGACATTTACCAAATCCACTGGCCGGATCCGGAGACGCCCATCGAGGACACGGCCGAAGCCATGTACCGGCTGCTGCAGGAGGGCAAGGTGCGGGCCATCGGCGTCAGCAACTACGACGTCGAGCAGATGGAGCGGTGGCGGAAGGTCGCGCCGCTTCACTCGAACCAGCTGCGCTACAACTTGCTCGAGCGGGACATCGAAGCGGCGGAGCTACCTTACTGCCGCGAACACGGGCTGGCGATCTTGGCGTACAGCCCGCTGGCGCGAGGCCTGCTGACGGGCAAGTACAACGAGGGCAGCACGTTCCCGGAAGGCGACAGCCGCGCCAAGGACAAGCGCTTCCAGGGCGAGGAAGCGAAGCGCTACTACCGCATCATCCCGAAGCTGAAAGAGTACGCGGAAAGCCTGGGCAAGACGCTGGCGCAGCTGGCGGTGCGCTGGGTGCTGGATCAGCCGGGCGAGCCCATCGCGTTGTGGGGCGCGCGGCGGCCCGGCCAGATCGCCGAAGCGGCCGGCGCCGTGGGCTGGAAGCTGACGCCCGAGCAGCTGGCCGAGATCGATCGCATCGTCAACGAGACCGAGTAGCAGGTCCGACGTCGCTATGCCACGATACGGTTTCGCGCCCCCCGGTCCAGGGGACGGGTTGCGCGAAACCGTTTTTTTGCAGGGGCTGAGAAGGTGCCGTCAAGCGAAGGGGCTATCTTTGCCAACTTGTGCATGGTCTGCGATGACGCGGGGCGGGTGCTCGTGCAGGAGCGCCGGAGTTCCTTTTGGTCCGGCGTCGCGTTTCCAGGCGGGCACGTGGAGCCTGGGGAGTCGTTCGTCGAGTCGGTCATCCGCGAGGTGTACGAAGAGACGGGCTTGCGGATTCTCAATCCGGTGCTGTGCGGCGTGAAGCAGTTTCCGGCGGACGACGGAGCGCGCTACGTCGTCTTGCTGTTCAAGGCTACGCAATTCACAGGCACCCTGCGCTCCTCGGCCGAAGGCGATGTGTTCTGGGTGCCGCGCGATGAGCTGCCGCGGCTGCCCCTGGCCAGCGATCTGGCGGAGACGTTGCCGCTCTTTGAAAACGACGGCCTGAGCGAGCTGTATTACTACCAGTCCGGCGGCCAGTGGAAAACGAAGTTGCTGTAAACAGCAAAGGCGGCGATTACAAGCACTCGACTCGCAATCGCCGCCTTTTTCGTGGTGCCCGGAGTGGGACTTGAACCCACACGGGTTTCCCCATACGCCCCTCAAACGTACGCGTCTGCCGATTCCGCCATCCGGGCACGCCCGCTGCTTTGGCGCCGCTTTCGGCGACGCTTTGGGAATTCGCCGTTACTGATTGTAGCACTGCCCCCGCTTGCTCGTCAACTCCGCGCCTGCCCTGCACGCAGCGGGCGAATCTCCTCACCACCGGGACTTGGGTCGCATATCGTAGCACGGCGACGCCGGAAAACCGGCGCTCGGATGCTCATCCGGGGGAGGAGAGAGCCAATGCAGGGCATAGCGGAGCGGCAGGCGCGGCAAGCGGGAAGGAGAGCGAACGCTCCGCGCCGGAGCAGGCTGCTGGCCGCGGCGCTGGTCGTCTCGGCCGCGGCGTGGCTGCTCGGCTGGGCGGGCGCGGAGGCGCAGAGCCTGCAGCGGGTGCGGCTGTCGGAAGTGGTGCGCTCGGTGTTCTACGCGCCGCAGTACGTCGCGCTGGCGCTGGGCTTCTTTGAGGAGGAAGGGCTCAGCATCGAGCTGAGCACGGCGTGGGGCGCGCACAACGGCATGGCCGCGCTCTTGTCGGGCAGCGTGGATATCGGCTTCTTCGGGCCCGAGGCGACCATCTACGTCTACCAGCAAGGCGCACCGGATCCCGTCGTCGGCTTTCTCCAGCTGACGCAGCGGGACGGCTCGTTTCTGATGGCCCGGGGCAAGGTGGACTCCTTCCAGTGGGAGGATGTTCGCGGCCGGCTGATCGTGGGCGCGCGCAAAGGCGGCGTGCCGCAAATGGTG from the Bacillota bacterium genome contains:
- a CDS encoding general stress protein; the encoded protein is MEFARFGSTDIEVSRIALGTWAIGGWLWGGTDVNDAVRTIHEALDLGITLIDTAPVYGFGLSEELVAKALAEKGVSRDKVVIATKAGLEWDEQENVRRNSKPERIREEVEQSLRRLRTDYIDIYQIHWPDPETPIEDTAEAMYRLLQEGKVRAIGVSNYDVEQMERWRKVAPLHSNQLRYNLLERDIEAAELPYCREHGLAILAYSPLARGLLTGKYNEGSTFPEGDSRAKDKRFQGEEAKRYYRIIPKLKEYAESLGKTLAQLAVRWVLDQPGEPIALWGARRPGQIAEAAGAVGWKLTPEQLAEIDRIVNETE
- a CDS encoding DNA mismatch repair protein MutT, whose product is MVCDDAGRVLVQERRSSFWSGVAFPGGHVEPGESFVESVIREVYEETGLRILNPVLCGVKQFPADDGARYVVLLFKATQFTGTLRSSAEGDVFWVPRDELPRLPLASDLAETLPLFENDGLSELYYYQSGGQWKTKLL